Proteins co-encoded in one Granulicella cerasi genomic window:
- a CDS encoding sensor histidine kinase — protein MTKRNPHLRFLRFWPLQLMGWGTYIGINVLFSLPWWRRTDYVAYRGSFLLSSLICSFPMYWLCHWLWKNKVRLVTSGMVCMIVAMPLGTLCAASSFITATFVSSKRPPTHFLDVLTATPSGWFALMAWTAFYFGIKHYLALEEKHRQLVATELLAKEAQLRALRYQLQPHFLFNTMNAISTLVLNDQPHAATEMIGKLASLLRSTLDAPEIDQIPLSDELAVTEEYLAIEAVRFGDRLCVRWDVDTTLAEVLVPRLILQPLVENAVRHGIARRPNGGFILVKTQREGERLSVLIENEPPEESASVLLDGVTRTGGVGLQNVRERLLQLYGDESAMHTATNVRGNYEVSFSLPLHAQSDDKLSVVVYEA, from the coding sequence TTGACGAAACGTAATCCCCATCTTCGCTTCCTGCGCTTCTGGCCCCTGCAATTGATGGGCTGGGGAACGTACATCGGCATCAACGTCTTGTTCTCGCTGCCGTGGTGGAGACGCACCGATTACGTGGCGTATCGCGGATCGTTTCTGTTGAGTAGCCTGATCTGCAGCTTTCCGATGTACTGGCTCTGCCACTGGCTCTGGAAGAACAAGGTGCGACTGGTGACGTCGGGCATGGTGTGCATGATCGTGGCCATGCCGCTGGGCACGTTGTGCGCGGCGAGCTCATTCATCACCGCGACCTTTGTGAGCAGCAAGCGTCCGCCCACGCACTTTCTCGACGTACTGACGGCGACGCCGAGTGGATGGTTTGCGCTGATGGCCTGGACGGCGTTTTACTTCGGCATCAAGCACTACCTTGCGCTGGAGGAGAAGCATCGCCAGCTTGTGGCGACTGAGCTGCTGGCGAAGGAAGCGCAGTTGCGCGCGTTGCGTTATCAGTTGCAGCCGCACTTCCTCTTCAACACGATGAATGCGATTTCTACGCTGGTGCTGAATGACCAGCCCCATGCAGCGACGGAGATGATTGGCAAGCTGGCAAGCCTGCTGCGCAGCACGCTCGACGCGCCGGAGATTGATCAGATTCCGCTCTCCGATGAGCTTGCCGTGACGGAGGAATATCTCGCGATTGAAGCGGTGCGCTTTGGCGATAGGCTTTGCGTGCGCTGGGATGTCGACACGACGTTGGCAGAGGTGCTGGTGCCGCGATTGATCCTGCAGCCGTTAGTAGAAAACGCTGTGCGTCATGGCATCGCGCGTCGGCCGAACGGCGGATTCATTCTGGTGAAGACGCAGCGCGAGGGCGAGCGGTTGTCGGTGCTGATTGAAAACGAGCCGCCGGAGGAGTCCGCGAGTGTGTTGCTTGATGGCGTGACGCGCACGGGCGGCGTGGGTTTACAGAATGTGCGCGAGCGTTTGCTGCAGCTCTACGGCGATGAGAGCGCGATGCATACGGCAACAAATGTGCGCGGCAACTATGAGGTCTCGTTCAGCTTGCCGCTGCATGCGCAGAGTGACGATAAGCTGTCTGTAGTGGTTTATGAAGCATAG